From the genome of Methanoregula boonei 6A8:
GTTTCACATAATCAAAAAAACAGTGTACCTGCAGAGAGGAGGAGCTAAAAAAAGAAAAATTCTTTTGGGAACCCCCGGATTGTCATAATCTTTATCATAAGCGTTTTGAAATTACTCTTCATGTTACGGTGCCCTATTTCCCTTGGTCTCCTCCTCATTGCAATCCTCCTCATCCTGCCCGCCCAGGCGAGTCTTACAAAGATCGCTGCGGGCGCCCCGGTCTTTATCGGTGAAAACAACGTGGATATCTCCGCGGGGCTGAACGGCCATTCAGTGATCGCGTGGTGGCCGGCGGGTGCGGATACAAGTGGCACCCCGGCGCAGACGATAACAATATCAGGAAATCCCCATTCTTATTATATCGACCCCGCCCTTTTCGAAGGGTATACGGGGATATGGTACTCGCATGATGTAAAACCTGATATCCCTGTTTTGAATGTATATCAGCCCCAGATCAATCTCTCGGTATGGGACACCGATACTAACACGGACGTTACCGGCCAATCGGTTCCGTTATCCGCCAATGTTACTTACCGCATTGATACGAACCTGTACCTGGCACTCAACTATACCTACCGCCCGAATTTCAATCCCGCAGATGGTTTCTTTACCGTAACGTTGACCTCGCCATCCGGAGGGAATATGCCCTCTGTTTTTACCGGGAATGTGGGAAATTCTGCCACACAGATCATCCCCTTTGACAGCAACCCGATGATTACCTCCTCACCGTATTTCTGGCAGAACGGACCTGCATGGGACCGGAACGCAAAAAGCACTGACGGGAGCGCGGTGTACCAGCCCGGAACTTACACTTTTGTGGCAACGGCAAATCTTAACGGTATGACCGGCAGCTTTACCGGTGATGCTGCAATCGGCAATG
Proteins encoded in this window:
- a CDS encoding DUF3821 domain-containing protein; protein product: MLRCPISLGLLLIAILLILPAQASLTKIAAGAPVFIGENNVDISAGLNGHSVIAWWPAGADTSGTPAQTITISGNPHSYYIDPALFEGYTGIWYSHDVKPDIPVLNVYQPQINLSVWDTDTNTDVTGQSVPLSANVTYRIDTNLYLALNYTYRPNFNPADGFFTVTLTSPSGGNMPSVFTGNVGNSATQIIPFDSNPMITSSPYFWQNGPAWDRNAKSTDGSAVYQPGTYTFVATANLNGMTGSFTGDAAIGNVTSGNRTVTFLPAASFATPTTIPLTQATPNQTTNITAAATITPVPTTVQPTATIIPKKTTFTPLPDGIAIAAFGIATCAIVAGRKY